In Deinococcus maricopensis DSM 21211, the sequence CGAGCGGGCAGTACCCGTTTCGCGGTGTGGTGGGCCTGCCGCTGACCGCGCATGGGCGCGTGTTCGGGGGGCTGGCGTTGTTCTTCCGCGAGAAGCTCACGCTCGGCGCGGACGAGTTGGCGCTCGCGGGCGTGTTGGGCGCGCAGGCGGCGCTCGCCATCGAGAACGCCCGGCTGTACGAGGAGGAGGTCCGCCGCGAGCAGGAGGCGGCGGTGCTGCTGAACCTCGCGCGGACGCTCGGCACGGACCGCGACGACGGCAGCGTCGCCCGCGCTGCCGAGATGGCGACGCTCGCGCTGCGCGCCGAACGTGGCCTGATCGTCCTCACGGACGACGGGCAGTTCACGGAACTGGGCGCGTTCGGCCTGGACGTGCACGCCGACGACGCCCTGCGCCTGACGGCGCACCTCGGGCGCGGGCCGCGCCGCCTCACGCGCCGCCACTGCCTGCCGGGCGCGTCGAGCGCGCTGGTCGTGCCGCTGCGCGCGGGCGGCGAGGACATCGGCCTGATGTACTTCGACCACAGCGGCGAGGACGCGCCCAGCGACCGCGTGCTGCAGCTGGCGCGCGCCATCGGTGACCAGATCAGCCTCGCGCTCGGGCAGGAGCGGCTGCTCACGGCCCTCGCGCGCGAGGAGGCGCGGTACCGGCTGCTCGCGCACAGCGCGCACGACTTGATTATCGCGTGCGACGCGAGCGGCGTCATGACGTACGGCAATCCCGCGAGTGAACGCCTGCTCGGCCCGCTGGCCGGGCGGAGCGTCTGGGCGCTGCTGGGCGCCCCGTGGCGGGACGCGCTGGACCGCGCGTGGGGCGCGTGCCTCAGCAACCCCGACCAGCCCGGCTCGTGCGACATCGAGGTGGTCGGCGTGGACCGCACCCTCCGTTTGGAGGTGCGCCTGTCCGCGGTCGTGAGTGACCGCGAGGTGCTCGGCATGCTGGTCGTGGCGCGCGACATCAGCGAGATGCAGACGCTCGCGGCGGAAATCACGCGGCGCGGGCAGGAGATCGCGCGCGTGCAGGCGCGCCAGGGCGAGCTGCGGTCCTTCCTGGCGCTGTTCACGCAGGCGCAGGAGGAGGAGCGGCGGCGCATCAGCCGCGAGCTGCACGACGACACCGCGCAGGTGCTCGTCGCCATCGGGCGTCGCCTCGACCGCCTCGCCAAGATGACGGACGGCGACGCGCACGACCGCGCCCTGGACATCCGCGCGGACCTGAACGCTGCCATCGAGTCGGTGCGGCGCTTCGCGCGGAATCTCCGCCCGAGCGTCCTCGACGATCTCGGCCTGCTGCCGGCGCTGGAGTGGCTGACCGATCAGGCGGCCACGCCCGCGCGCCTGGAGGTCATGGGGCAGGAGCGGCGCCTCAGCGCGGACACGGAACTCACGGTGTTCCGCCTCGTGCAGGAGGCCCTGTCGAACGTGGACAAGCACGCGGGCGCGCAGTCCGCGGCGGTGCGCGTGCAGTTCGGCGGGGGGGGCGTGCAGGTGACCGTGCGCGATGATGGGCGCGGCTTTACGCGCGACGAGGCGTCCGCCCGTGCGGGCGAGGGGCACCTGGGCCTGATCGGTCTGCGCGAGCGCGTGAACATGGCGGGCGGGAACGTGGCAATCACGAGCGCGCCCGGCGAGGGCACGGCGCTGACCTTCAACCTGCCCGGGTAGGCTGCTGCAGGATGACGCCGCCGGGCCCGGAGCGTGCAGCTCCGGGCCCGGCGGCGTTGGGGAGGGTCAGTAGGTGAGGCGCTGCGGCGTGAGCTGGTAGGTGCGCGTGCCGCGCGTGTCCCGGACCGTGCCGCTGAAGGTGGGTTCGGGGCCGTCCGTGAGGGTGGTGCTGATGACCATGCTGGGAAGGCGGCAGACGCTGTATACGTCCTGCTGGTACGTGTCCGGGGCGGGCTGGCCGTGGCTGTCGGGGCCGATGGTGATGGTCGTGGCGCCCTCGGGTTTGTCGATGTGCAGGTACGTCTGCAGGTCGATGCTGGCGGTCTCTTCCAGGACCCAGATGGAGTAGGCGCAACTGGCGGCCTGCTGGTTGTACGTGCTGACTTCGTCGTACACGGGCGTGTTTTCGTTGCCGCCGCGGTCCTCGGCGATGACCTTGATTTCCGGGGTGGGCACGGTCGCGGTCCAGTTCATGGTCCAGTTGTCGAAGGTGAACGTGACGGGCTGCACGTCTCCGCGGGCCGTGTCTGACGGGTCGGTGCTGCCGATCAGCACGGGGCCCTGATAGACGCGCAGGGCCGCGATGCCGGTTTCTCGGTCGCTGGCGGTGCCCTGAATGGTGAGCGGCTGCCCGACCGTGACCGGGGCGAGTTTGCGGACGGTGACGCTGGGCGCGCGGAAGTCCGCACCGGAGGTGCTGTGCTGGAAGTTGTGCGTGCGGGTGGTGGTGAAGGTCCGGAGCGTGGCGGTCTGGCTGCCGTCGCTCGCGGCCGCCCAGGCCTTGAAGGTCGCGGTGACGCGGAAGAGGTTGTCGGCGTCGCCGTCGGTCACGCGCACGCGCGCGCCGACCTTGCTGCTCGAGAGGATGGTGCCCTGGCCGGCGCTGACGGTGTACGTCACTTCGGAGAGGTCGCTGGTGGGCACGCGGTACGTGAGGTAGGCCGCAGGGTCGGACACATCCGGGTACTCGACGAAGTCGTATGCGCCCACGCCCAGCGTCAGTTCGAGTTCGTCGTTCATGAATACGCTGGACGAGGGCAAGCGTGACGAGAGGGCCGGGGAGCGCGGGTCCACGAGGGTGTGCACCACGAGGCGCACGTGCTGCTGCGGGCTTTGCACTGCCTGGGGCGTCGTCTGGCCGTACGCGAGGAAGTTGTTCTTGTTGGTGGTGCCGACACTTTCAAAGGTGTAGGTGCCGCGCGGCACTGTGAAGGTCAGGTTTGGGCTGTCCGGCGTGAGGGTCAGGAAGGCCCGGGGGCCGTCCGCCTGGTACACGTTCTGGTCGTTGAAGGTGACCGGCTGACCGCGTTCGTCCTTGATCGTGACCTTGAGTTTCGTGACGGCGCTCTGGCCGTTGCGGTCCGTGGGGAGGCCCTGGGGCGCGAGGGTCCGCAGTGGGTTGTCGAGGGTCAGCGTGACGAGGTCAGCACTGGGCGAGGTGGGCGCCTGGGTGCAGGCAGCGAGGGTCAGGGCGGCGGCGAGGGCAAGGAGAGGACGTGTACGCATGTGCACCTCCGGGTGCAGGATGAGTCTTTCATGAATCACCCGGGGTCAACTCTATGGCCTGCGTGAACGCATGCCAAGCACATTCGCCGCGCGGCTGCGCGCTCAAGCGGCCTGAGCGCAGCGGGGTCAGGCGCCGTCGATGACGAGGCCGCGACGCTGCCAGGCGCTGAGGTTCAGGGCGCGCAGCGCCTGCCACGCGCGCTGCCAGTCCGCTTCGGTGCTGAGTTTCACGGCGCGGCCATGGCGGGCGCTGCGGGCGCGGTGCGCGGCCAGAAACTCGGCTGCGCCGAGCGTGGGCAGCTGCGCGCCGTCGACCTCTTCGCTGAGGGTCGGCGCGAACGGCATCGGGGAGGTGCTGGTGAGGACAGCGGCGATACCGCTCGCACGGTCGCGCAGCAGACTCACGGCCTGCAGGAACGGCGCGCCCTCCTGCCCTTCGGGCGTCTCACTCCAGCGAACCGCCACAGCGGTGTCCTGGTGGTCAAGGTGGGCGCTCTGGTGGCGCGCCTCGGGCAGGGCGGGGACGTAGTACACGCCGAGGGGAACCGCGCCGGCCGCGTCGAGGTCGGCGCGCAGGGCGCGCAGACGGCGGGTGACGTCCTGCGTGCCGCCCCAGTCGCGCTCCTGCAGGGCCTCGAACGTGAGGGCTTCCGGCAGGGTCGGTCCGGGGTAGGGGCGGGTGGCGAGGCGCGCGGCGCTGATGTCCGGCAACAGCCGCTGCGTCTGGCCGGGGCCGAGGAGCGCTTCGAGTTCCTCGCCCGTGAGGGCGGCGAGGTTGAGGCGGGGGGGCACGTTCCTGAGTGTAGAGCCTGCGGGCGGGCGCGCGCAGCGGATCGGCGGGGGTGGGGCGTCCGCCCCGGTCGGCGTGGGTATAGTGGGGCCGTGCTGCGCCGCGTGGGTTCGCGCCGCCTGCCGCTGTGGTGGGCGGCCTTGCTGTGCGTGCTGGCGTCGTTCGCGTATACGGTGCGGACGGCTGCGCCCACCGTAACGTCCGCGGGTGTGGGCAGCGTGGCCGTCATGGCCGCGCACGCGGATGAGGCGCAGGCCGTAGCACACGTGGGTGATGAGCGGCCGGGTATGGTCATGGCGGAGGGCGAGTGCCCCGGTGAGCATGCCGGAGGGCACGGCGCGGACCCGCTGCGGTCCGGCTCGCCGAATGCGCCACCGTCCGGGCATGACCATGGGGCGCACTGCCCGTTCTGTTTTACGCATGCGTTCGGCGTGGAGGGCCTGGCATTCGCCTGGGTGCCCGCGCCGGGCGTGCGGGCGGCGCATGGCCGTCCGTCGCGCGTGCGGGTGTTCGTGGGGGCGTGGGCCCACGCGGACGCGCGCGCTCCACCGGCCTTGCGGGGTTGAGTCGTTGCGGTCCTGCCGAGTGGCGGTGACCGTTCACCCTGCCCGCTCGGGGGTCATGCGTGGCCCTCGGCTCTGGAGGCCTTGACCTGTGTCCATCCCGGTGGTTCCGGGCGCCATGTTCGGCGCGCCGCCCCCGGCGGACGGGTCCGCGTACGGGGTGGTGCCTGTGACGCGTCGGGCTTCCGGGGCGGCGTGGGGGCGGTTCCGCCCGCCTGAAGGGCTGAGTGGCGCGCCGTGCGCCCACCTCCTCCCTTTCTCGTCTTCTTTTCTCTTTTTCAAGGAGTTGTTCATGCGTCAGATCCTGACCCTGTCCGCCGCGCTGCTCGCGTCCATTGCGTTCGCGCACGCCACCGTCAAAACCGAACTGGGGGCCGGCGAGAGTCTCGCCGGGAAGTCCGAAACGTACCGCCTGCAGGTGCCCGTGGAGCGGGAGGTGGCGACCACGCAGGTGCAGCTGTTCGTGCCGGCCGGCGTGAAGGTCTCCCGGTTCCTGCCTGTGCCGGGGTTCACGCGCAGCGTCACGCGGGACGCGAACGGCAGCATCACCAGTGTCACGTGGCGGGGCCGCATTCAGCCGCTGGAGTTCCAGCGCTTCCTGTTCCAGGCGACGAACCCGGCGGATGCGGGCACCCTGAAGTGGAACGTGTTCCAGACGTACGCGGACGGCACGGTCGTGAAGTGGGACAGCAGTGACCCTGCCACGCCGGCCAGCACGACGACGCTGAAATGACGGACCGGCGTGCTCCTCGCGTTCACCCGAACGTCCTGTTCGGGTGGGGCGCGCTGCTGGCGCTCGCGCTGGAGGCTGGCGTGCGGCTGGCGCTGCCGGCCGGCTCGCACGTGCAGGGCCAGCGGCTCGGCGAGGCGCACGGGTTCGTGGCCCTGGGGCTGCTGGCGCTGGTGCTGCTCGCGCAGCCCGCGTGGACGCGCCCGTACCGGCGTCCGCTGGGGCTGCTGGCGTTCGCGTTCGCGCTGCTGCACACCGCGTACAGTTTCCAGTTCGATCTGGACGGCCGCCTGGACAGCCTGGCCTTCCTGGCGGTCGGGACTCGCAATGGCGTACTGGTCGGCGCGCTCAGTCTGGCGCTGCTGGTGCCGCTGGCGCTCACGAGCAGCCGCCCGGCGCAGCGCGCGCTGGGGCGGCACTGGCGGACGCTGCACCGGCTCACGCCGCCGGCGTTCGTGCTGGCGGGCGTGCATACCGCGTGGGTCGGCGTTCATGCTGGCCTGACACCCCTGACGGTGGGGGGCGTGCTGGTCACGCTCGCCACCCTCGTCACGCTGGTCGGGCGCGCTGTGGGCGCGCGCCGCGCCCGCGTGCATTCCCCGAGGAGAACCTCATGAAAAACTGGATGCCTGCCGTGCTGGCCCTGACCTTAGGAAGCGCGGCGTTCGCGCATGAGCTGGTGCGTGACGGTCAGGTGGGCGGCCTGATTCATATCGAACCGGACGACGCGCCGGTCGTCGGCAAGAACAAGGTATGGTTCGAGCTGACGCAGCGGGGTGGCCGCGCCATCACGGCGGCGAACTGCACGTGCACGCTGAGTGTGTACGCGGGGAGCGTGAAGGCGGGCGTGAAGCCGCTCAGCACCGTGAAGCTCAGCGCGAGCGGCGCGCGCTTGGGCGCGACGGTCACGCTCCCGCGGGACGGGGCGTACACGCTGCTGGTGACCGGTACAGCGCGGGCGGGCGCGACGTTTGGGACCTTCAAGCTGCCGTTCGTGACGCGCACTGGCACTCAGGATCACGATCACGGCTGACCCTCGACCCCGACCAGGGCGGACCGGCGCGGGTCCGCCCGTCCTGCGTGGCCCGTGGGGCACAGCGGCCGCTCAGGGCCGGCACGTATACTCGCGCCATGACGCAGAATGCCGCTGAGCCCCGCTACGGGGCGTTGATTTCAGAAGCCGCCCGGCTGATGTTCGGGCACGCGGGGCCGGTGGTGGTGCTCACGCACGTGGACCCGGACGGGGACGCGGTCGGGAGTGTGCTGGGGCTGGCGCGGGCGTTGCGCGCGGCCGGCCGGGACGTGGTGGCGGTCGCGGACGCGCCGCGCTACCTGCGCTTCCTGGTGGGCGAGGGCGAGCTTGTGCCGCGCCTGGACACCTGGCCGGACGGGGCGCTCGCGGTGGTGCTGGACGTGGACAACACGGACGCGGCGCGGGTGGCCGGCGCGGACGTGACGGCGTTCGCGGGGCCGGTCGTGAACGTGGACCACCACGGAACGAACGCGCGGCGCGCGACGGTGAGTGTCGTCGACCCCAGCCAGTCCGCGACGGCCCTGATGGTCAAGGACCTGCTGGACGCGGTGGGCGCCCCCCTGAGCGCTGACGTGGCCGAGCCGCTGCTGCTGGGCCTGAACACCGACACGGGCTCGTTCCGGTTCGGCAGCACCACGCCCGGGGCGTTCCGCGCGGCGGCGGACCTGCTGGCGGCGGGCGCGCGCCTGGGCTGGATGAACGAGATGCTGGGGCAGCAGCCGCGCGTGATGCTGGCGTTGCAGCGGGAGGTGCTGGGCACTGTGGCGTTCCCCGCGAACCTGGGCGGGCTGGTTGTGACCGCCCGCGTGGACGACGCGATGCTGGCGCGCGCCGGGGCGGCCTGGGAGGACGTGGAGTCCATGGTGGGCCTGATCCGCTCGGCCGAAGGCACGGAGCTGGCCGCGCTGTTCAAGGATTACGGGGACCGCGTGAAGCTGAGCCTGCGTTCGCGCGGGCGGGTGAGTGCGCAGCGCATTGCGGTGGCGTGCGGCGGGGGCGGGCACGTGGCGGCGGCGGGCGCGACGGTGAATGCGCCGTTCGCGGAGGCGTACGCGCGCTTCGAGCAGGAGGCGCGCGGGGCGCTGAGCGCGGCGGGCTTCGATCCGGACGCGCCGCTGGCCTGAGCGGGCGTCCATGGGGAGGGCGCGCCGGTGGGTCACCGGCGCGCCCTCCCCGTTGGGGTTACTGGTCCTGCAGGCCGGCGAGGGCGCGTAGGGCGGGTTCGTTGATGAGGCTGATGCAGCGGTACGCGGGGCTCAGCAGGCCGTCGTCGCGCATTTCGCCGATGAGTTTGCTGACGCTTTCGCGCGTGGCGCCGGTGCCTTCGGCGATGAGTTCGTGGGTGGCACGCACGAAGCGGACGCCGTCGGCATGCTGCCCGCCGAGGCTGCTGGTGCTGAGGTTCAGGAGGTAGCGGGCGATGCGTTCGCGCAGTTCGCCGTCCTGAATGTGCACGCCGTCGTTCATGACGCGCTGGAGTTGCGCGCTGAGGCTGCGCGTGACGTTCCAGAGGTCCTCGGGCGTGAGGTGCTGGGTGTAGATAGGCGTGACGATGGCGTCGGTGAGCGCGACGACTTGGTGGCTGCGTTTGATGCCGTGCAGCGCTTCCTCGCCGAAGATGTCGCCGGGGTGGATGTGGCGGACGGTGAGGTTGCGGCCCTGCGGGGTGAGGCGGATGGCGCGCAGCAGGCCGCTTTCGAGGCGGTAGAGGCTCTGGCTGCCGTCGCCGGTGTAGTAGAGGGTGTCGCCGCGGCGGACGGGGCGGCCCTGCGCTTCGGAGAGGTGAGCGGTGGTGCGGGGGGTTTGCAGGGTCATGGAGCGCTCCTTCGGACCGGCGGGGCGAGGGGGGGCGCGCCGGGCGGCGCGCGGCATGCGAATACATCGCGAGTGTACAAGGCTTGTACAGGCCAAAAGCCGATGGAACCACAAATCCAAACGATTTAAAGCTCAGATGAAGGTACTTTCGCGCCAGACTCCCCTCAAAGGTTAGACAAAGCCATATCACTCCTGAACCGCAGGCCCGGAACCACCGCCCGTCAAGCTCTCGAGAACACCTCCAACCCCACCTCCACCACCGACGCGTGCCCCGCCACCGTCAGGTCCCGGTCCAGGTTGTACCCCCCCGCCATGGTGCTCACCACCGCCACGCCCGCCGCCCGGCACCACGCCAGCACCCGCCGGTTGCGTTCGCGTACGCCGTCCAGCGTCAACTGAAACCGCCCGAACCGGTCCCCGGCCAGCACGTCCGCCCCCGCCAGGTACACCACCACGTCCGGCCGGAACGCCTCCAGCGCCGGACGCACCCGCTCATCCAGCACCCGCAGGTACTCGGCGTCCGTCACGCCGTCCGGCAGGCCGATGTCCAGGTCGCTCGTCTGCTTCCGGAACGGGTAGTTGCGCTCCCCGTGCACACTCAGCGTGAACGTGTGCGGCACGCCGCCCAGCAGGTTGGCCGTTCCGTCCCCCTGGTGCACGTCCAAGTCGAGAATCAGCACGCGCCGCGCCAGGCCCTCGTCCAGGGCGTAGCGCGCGACCATCGCGGCGTCGTTGAGCAGGCAGAACCCGCCCGCGCGGTCCCGGAACGCGTGGTGCGTCCCGCCCGCCAGGTTGATGCCCCAGCCGACGCGCAGCGCGTCATGCAGCGCCGCGAACGTCCCGCCCGTCGCGCGGCGCGCCCGCTCCACCACGCCCTCGCTCCACGGCAACCCGAACTCGCGTTCCTCGCGGCGCTCCACCGCGCCCGTCCGCCAGCGCGTCAGGTACGCCGGGTCGTGCGTGCGCTCCGCCAGCGCCCACTCCACACCCGGCGTGTCCTCCACCGGCAGCAGGGGCGCCAGGCGCTCCGCCACGGCCGCGTACTTGTACGCAGGGAAGCGGTGCCCCTCGGGCAGCGGAAAGGTGTACTTCGCGGGCGTGAACGCGCGGTAGGGCGTCATGCGCGGCAGTGTACGCCGCGCGTAGGCGCGCGAACCGTCAGCGTCCGCGCGATGTGCCGCGCCGCTCAGCGGTCCCGGAGCTGGCGCAACAGCCAGAAGCTCACGGCGTCCAGCAAGGCCAGTTTCAGCAGGGTCTCCAGCGCGCCGCCCGCCGCGGCGCCCTTTGTGAGCGTCAGCGCGACGCTGAACAGCCCGCCGATGTTCACGAGCGCCAGGGCCAGCACCAGCAGCCAGTACATCAGCCGTTCAGGACGCCCAGCAGTTCCGCGTGCAGCTTCCCGTTCGTCGCGACGATCAGGGGCGCGTACGGCGTGCGCTCCCCCGCGCCGTCCGTGACGAGGCCGCCGGCCTCCTCCACGATCAGGCTCCCGGCCGCGCTGTCCCAGCGCTTGAGGCCCAGTTCCCAGTACGCGTCCATGCGGCCGCACGCGACGTTGCACAGGTCCAGCGCCGCCGCGCCTGGGCGGCGCACCGGGACGCCCACCGCGAGCAGCTTGCGCAGCAGCCCGAGGTTACGCTGGTCGCGGTCCACGTCATACGGGAACCCGGTGGACACCAGCGCGGGCGAACGCAGTTCCGGCGTGTCCGACACGCGGATCGGCCGGCCGTTGAGGTGCGCGCCGCCGCCGCGCGTGGCCGTGAACAGCTCGTCACGCGTCGGGTCGTACACGGCGCCCGCCACGCGCTCACCTCGCAGCTCCAGCGCGATGGACGCGCAGAACACCGGGTAGCCGTGCGCGTAGTTCACGGTGCCGTCCAAGGGGTCCACGACCCATAACGCGTCCGCGCCCTCCCCCACCAGGCCGCCCTCCTCACCGAGGATCGCGTGGTCCGGGTGGGCCTGCAGGATGAGGTCGCGGATGACGCGTTCCGCTTCGGCGTCCACCTCGGTCACGAGGTCACTGAAGGTCGTTTTGGTCTGCACGGCGTGGGTGCGGCCCAGGCCGGCGAGGTGCACGGCCCCCGCTGCGCGCGCCGCGCGCACGGCCACGTCGAGGAACGCCTGATCTTGGCTCATGCCACCAGTGTATAGGGGGTTTGTTAGGCTGCACTTCGTGATTGACCGTTACCTGACTCCGGAAATGCGCGCCCTGTGGAGCGAAGCCAACAAGTACCGCGCGTGGCTGAACGTGGAACTCGCCGCGATGGAGGCGCAGACGGCGCTCGGTGAGGTGCCCGAAGGGCCGCACGCGGACCTCGTGGCGCGCGCCGAAACCGACCCGCTCGATGAGGGGTTCGCGACGCGCGTCGCGGACATTGAGGCCGTCACGCGGCACGACATCGTCGCGTTCACGACCGCCCTCACGGAACGCTACGGTGAGAACGCCCGCTTCATTCACCACGGCCTGACCAGCACGGACGTCGTGGACACCGCCCAGAACCTCCTGCTCGACGAGGCGCTCAGCATCATCCTGAATGACGTGCGCGCCCTGCGGGACGTGTGCCGCGCGCAGGCCGTGCAGTACAAGCACACGCCCACCATCGGGCGGACGCACGGCATCCACGCCGAACCCATGACGTTCGGCCTGAAGTTCCTGAACTGGATGGCGACGCTGGACCGCGACCTGGAACGCCTTGAAGCGGCCCGGAAACGCATTCAGGTGGTCATGCTGAGCGGCTCGGTGGGCACGTACGCGCACGTCAGCCCCGAGGTGGAGGAGCGCGTCGCGGCGGCGTGGGGCTGGCAGGCCGCGCCGGTCACGAACCAGACGCTCGCCCGTGACCGGCACGCCGAGGTGCTTTCGGCACTCGCCATCTACGGCACAACCGTCGAGAAGATCGCGGTGGAAATCCGGCACCTGCAGCGCAGCGAGGTGCGCGAGGCGATGGAGCCGTTCGGGAAAGGGCAGAAGGGCAGCAGCAGCATGCCGCACAAGAAAAATCCCATCCTGACCGAGAACGTGACGGGCATGGCGCGGCTGCTGCGCGGGTACCTCACGACGGCGCTGGAGAACGTGCCGCTGTGGCACGAGCGGGACATCAGCCACAGCAGCGCTGAGCGCGTCATCTTCCCGGACGCAACGGCCATCGCCAGTTACGCCACGCGCCGCCTCACGGGCGTGCTGCGGGACCTCGTGGTGTTCCCGGAGCGCATGCTGCGCAACCTGAACGACCTGGGTGGGTTGGTGTTCAGCCAGCGCGTGCTGCACCTGCTGATCGACGAGCGGGGCATGGCGCGCGAGGCGGCGTACGCGGTCGTGCAGCGCAACAGCCTGCGCAGCTGGGAGACTGGCGAGGGCCTGCGCCACCTGCTCGCCGCCGATCCGGAGAACCCGCTGAGCGCCGAGGACCTCGACCGCGCGTTCGACCTGCAGTGGTACCTGCGGAACGTGGACCACACGTTCGCGCGTTTCGGCCTGTAACGACCGGAGAGGCCCGTGCCAGCGCGGCACGGGCCTCCGCTTTCAGGGGCGCGCCGCGATGCTGCACGTGGCGCCTAGGGCACACGGGGGTCGTGGACGGCGCCCGTCAGCACGAACCCGGCGCCGTGCCGCGCCGCGCCGAGGGCCTCGTCGGTATCCAGGCGGAGGCCCGGGGCGCCGTTCAGGGCGTGGGCGGGGTGATACCCGAGCAGCAGGTGCCCGCCCGGCCGGAGCACCCGCCGAAGTTCGCTGAGCGCGCCGTGCCGGTCCGCCCAGAAGTCCAGGGCGTCCACGGACAGCGCGGCATCGAACGTACCGTCCGGGTATGGCAGGGCGGCCAAGTTGCCCTGCCGTACGTCCACCCGCCCGGCGAGCACTGCGCAGCGGCAGCGGCGACGTGCCTGGGTGACCATCAGCGCCGAGTGGTCCACGCCCACCACGCAGTGGCGGGCCGAGTCGCGGGCGAGGCGCGCGAGGGTCCGGCCAGTCCCGAACCCCACTTCCAGCACGCGCTCCCCGGTGCCGCCCCGCAACTGGCGGCACACAAGGGCGTTCAGGTAGCGGTTCTCCCAGTCCATCAGGAGCCCGGTCAGGCGCTCCAGCAGGCCGGTCGGGTGGCTGAACGACGAACTGGCCCGCCGGTTCAGGTGGCGCACGGGGCGTTCTCCGGGCGCGCCGTGGCGGCTGAGCAGGCATGGCCTTCCACCTTACTTGCCGGGCAGAACAGGCGGCGGCGAACATCACCGGCGCGCCGAGGGCCCTCCTGGGCGGCGCGCATGCCGTACGCTGGGCGCATGGTGAATCTGCTCGTCAAGGTGGGCGTGAACGCGCTCGCCCTGTGGCTCACGACGCTGCTGTACAGCGGGGTGTACTTCGCGCGCGGCGGGAACCCCTGGGACGCCCTCGTGGCCGGGCTGGTGCTCGGCCTCGTGAACGCCCTGATCCGTCCGGTGCTGCTGCTGCTCAGCCTGCCCGTGAACGTCCTGACGCTCGGGCTGTTCACGCTCGTCGTGAACGGCGTGGTCCTGATGATCGTCTCGGGCCTCACGAGCCTGGAGGTCCGTGGGTTCGGCGCGGCCGTGGTGGGCGCGCTGATCCTCGCGGTGATCAGCTGGGCGCTGGACCTGGTGCTGCACCGCCGCGAGGGCCACAAGTGATCAAGGTCACGACCGTGGCGGCCCTGCGTGAGGCGCTGGCGGGTGCGCGCCGCGTGGGGTTCGTGCCCACCATGGGCTACCTGCACGAGGGGCACGCGACGCTGGTGCGCCGCGCGCGGGCCGAGTCGGACCGCGTGGTGGTGA encodes:
- a CDS encoding GAF domain-containing protein, with product MTSTSSWFAPLAEAQTAAAFAEALCEGVCRAVGAHGVQFSVRRDGALAPLACVGFGLALCDESVAWAALTAGAVQARGGLVAVPLGDAVLEVIGAREESVHEVAALAPMLALAFEGAQAREARRGRGRTAEVVAGLVRRLGGTLDLAEVLTATAESAARAVGFERAFVGLFRELGPNGARTGEVFTFGFHEGFEGGVGVGPESFERLMERGEPILFDRTRDAGSALARGLAELSPEFCVIAPLAARGRPLGVLYVDTRTRGQRVTDDEVWLILALAEQASLAMDNARLYAEESRKRHTAEALREAGVALAGSLKLGDTLERTLERARDLLGADAAAVYELLPDGRTMPIKTALGLDAEFVMHARAKVGTGVVGRAVERGALVAVTDMQSERVEVGSRFTRRLLASGQYPFRGVVGLPLTAHGRVFGGLALFFREKLTLGADELALAGVLGAQAALAIENARLYEEEVRREQEAAVLLNLARTLGTDRDDGSVARAAEMATLALRAERGLIVLTDDGQFTELGAFGLDVHADDALRLTAHLGRGPRRLTRRHCLPGASSALVVPLRAGGEDIGLMYFDHSGEDAPSDRVLQLARAIGDQISLALGQERLLTALAREEARYRLLAHSAHDLIIACDASGVMTYGNPASERLLGPLAGRSVWALLGAPWRDALDRAWGACLSNPDQPGSCDIEVVGVDRTLRLEVRLSAVVSDREVLGMLVVARDISEMQTLAAEITRRGQEIARVQARQGELRSFLALFTQAQEEERRRISRELHDDTAQVLVAIGRRLDRLAKMTDGDAHDRALDIRADLNAAIESVRRFARNLRPSVLDDLGLLPALEWLTDQAATPARLEVMGQERRLSADTELTVFRLVQEALSNVDKHAGAQSAAVRVQFGGGGVQVTVRDDGRGFTRDEASARAGEGHLGLIGLRERVNMAGGNVAITSAPGEGTALTFNLPG
- a CDS encoding inositol monophosphatase family protein, with amino-acid sequence MSQDQAFLDVAVRAARAAGAVHLAGLGRTHAVQTKTTFSDLVTEVDAEAERVIRDLILQAHPDHAILGEEGGLVGEGADALWVVDPLDGTVNYAHGYPVFCASIALELRGERVAGAVYDPTRDELFTATRGGGAHLNGRPIRVSDTPELRSPALVSTGFPYDVDRDQRNLGLLRKLLAVGVPVRRPGAAALDLCNVACGRMDAYWELGLKRWDSAAGSLIVEEAGGLVTDGAGERTPYAPLIVATNGKLHAELLGVLNG
- a CDS encoding DUF1775 domain-containing protein codes for the protein MRQILTLSAALLASIAFAHATVKTELGAGESLAGKSETYRLQVPVEREVATTQVQLFVPAGVKVSRFLPVPGFTRSVTRDANGSITSVTWRGRIQPLEFQRFLFQATNPADAGTLKWNVFQTYADGTVVKWDSSDPATPASTTTLK
- a CDS encoding Crp/Fnr family transcriptional regulator; this translates as MTLQTPRTTAHLSEAQGRPVRRGDTLYYTGDGSQSLYRLESGLLRAIRLTPQGRNLTVRHIHPGDIFGEEALHGIKRSHQVVALTDAIVTPIYTQHLTPEDLWNVTRSLSAQLQRVMNDGVHIQDGELRERIARYLLNLSTSSLGGQHADGVRFVRATHELIAEGTGATRESVSKLIGEMRDDGLLSPAYRCISLINEPALRALAGLQDQ
- a CDS encoding DHH family phosphoesterase codes for the protein MTQNAAEPRYGALISEAARLMFGHAGPVVVLTHVDPDGDAVGSVLGLARALRAAGRDVVAVADAPRYLRFLVGEGELVPRLDTWPDGALAVVLDVDNTDAARVAGADVTAFAGPVVNVDHHGTNARRATVSVVDPSQSATALMVKDLLDAVGAPLSADVAEPLLLGLNTDTGSFRFGSTTPGAFRAAADLLAAGARLGWMNEMLGQQPRVMLALQREVLGTVAFPANLGGLVVTARVDDAMLARAGAAWEDVESMVGLIRSAEGTELAALFKDYGDRVKLSLRSRGRVSAQRIAVACGGGGHVAAAGATVNAPFAEAYARFEQEARGALSAAGFDPDAPLA
- a CDS encoding DUF2946 family protein, which encodes MLRRVGSRRLPLWWAALLCVLASFAYTVRTAAPTVTSAGVGSVAVMAAHADEAQAVAHVGDERPGMVMAEGECPGEHAGGHGADPLRSGSPNAPPSGHDHGAHCPFCFTHAFGVEGLAFAWVPAPGVRAAHGRPSRVRVFVGAWAHADARAPPALRG
- a CDS encoding ferric reductase-like transmembrane domain-containing protein, whose amino-acid sequence is MTDRRAPRVHPNVLFGWGALLALALEAGVRLALPAGSHVQGQRLGEAHGFVALGLLALVLLAQPAWTRPYRRPLGLLAFAFALLHTAYSFQFDLDGRLDSLAFLAVGTRNGVLVGALSLALLVPLALTSSRPAQRALGRHWRTLHRLTPPAFVLAGVHTAWVGVHAGLTPLTVGGVLVTLATLVTLVGRAVGARRARVHSPRRTS
- a CDS encoding histone deacetylase family protein, yielding MTPYRAFTPAKYTFPLPEGHRFPAYKYAAVAERLAPLLPVEDTPGVEWALAERTHDPAYLTRWRTGAVERREEREFGLPWSEGVVERARRATGGTFAALHDALRVGWGINLAGGTHHAFRDRAGGFCLLNDAAMVARYALDEGLARRVLILDLDVHQGDGTANLLGGVPHTFTLSVHGERNYPFRKQTSDLDIGLPDGVTDAEYLRVLDERVRPALEAFRPDVVVYLAGADVLAGDRFGRFQLTLDGVRERNRRVLAWCRAAGVAVVSTMAGGYNLDRDLTVAGHASVVEVGLEVFSRA